A stretch of Hydrogenothermus marinus DNA encodes these proteins:
- the glgB gene encoding 1,4-alpha-glucan branching protein GlgB, producing MHKIYYDISRFTDFDIYLFKEGTHRKLYEKFGAHFMEREGKKGVYFSVWAPNAEKVSVIGDFNNYDDKVHPLKKREDGSGIWEGFIEGVQEGLTYKYKIYSKHNGIVNEKSDPYGFFFEKPPKSATITYDIKGYQWKDKDWMENRIEKNNHLAPINIYEVHLGSWKRKLNNQYLTYTELAEELVKYVKEMGYTHIELMPITEYPFDGSWGYQTVGYFAPTSRFGTPKEFMQFVDIMHQNDIGVIIDWVPSHFAVDGHGLINFDGTPLYEHPDPRMAYHPEWGSAIFDYGKNEVRAFLISSAMFWFEKYHIDGIRVDAVASMLYLDYARKEGEWIPNKYGGNENLEAIEFLKQLNKAVYEEFTDIMTIAEESTAFPMVSKPVYLGGLGFGFKWNMGWMHDTLNYMKVDPLFRQYHHHQLTFSFVYMYNENYILPLSHDEVVHMKGSLINKMPGDYDQKFSNLRALFAYMTAFPGKKLLFMGGEIAQWKEWNYKESLDWNLLDYPKHRGVQNLVKQLNNLYKNEKALHQYDCEAKGFEWIDELDYKSNVISFIRKSDNDFIIIVCNFSGITRENYRIGVPEEGIYKEIFNSQYKEFGGLDIKNEKPIKSKKVECHGRKNSISLTLPPLSVIYLKKL from the coding sequence ATGCATAAAATCTATTACGATATATCAAGGTTTACAGATTTTGATATATATCTTTTTAAAGAAGGAACCCATAGAAAACTTTATGAAAAGTTTGGTGCTCATTTTATGGAAAGAGAAGGTAAAAAAGGAGTTTATTTTAGTGTATGGGCACCAAATGCAGAAAAAGTAAGTGTTATTGGGGATTTTAATAATTATGATGATAAAGTACATCCATTAAAGAAAAGAGAAGATGGAAGTGGAATATGGGAAGGATTTATTGAAGGCGTTCAAGAAGGATTAACATATAAATACAAAATATACTCAAAACATAATGGAATAGTAAATGAAAAAAGTGATCCTTATGGATTTTTCTTTGAAAAACCACCAAAATCAGCAACTATTACCTATGATATAAAAGGATACCAATGGAAAGATAAAGATTGGATGGAAAATAGAATAGAAAAAAATAATCATTTAGCACCAATCAATATTTATGAAGTTCATTTAGGTTCATGGAAAAGAAAATTAAACAATCAGTATTTAACATATACAGAATTAGCTGAAGAGCTTGTTAAGTATGTAAAAGAAATGGGTTATACTCATATTGAATTAATGCCAATTACAGAATATCCATTTGATGGTTCTTGGGGTTATCAAACTGTTGGATATTTTGCACCAACTTCTAGGTTTGGTACGCCAAAAGAGTTTATGCAGTTTGTAGATATTATGCACCAAAATGATATAGGAGTTATTATAGACTGGGTTCCTTCTCATTTTGCAGTAGATGGACATGGACTTATAAATTTTGATGGAACGCCTCTTTATGAGCATCCAGATCCAAGAATGGCTTATCATCCAGAATGGGGAAGTGCAATATTTGATTATGGAAAAAATGAAGTTAGAGCATTTTTAATATCAAGTGCAATGTTTTGGTTTGAAAAATATCATATAGATGGAATTAGAGTTGATGCAGTAGCATCAATGCTTTACCTTGATTATGCAAGAAAAGAAGGAGAATGGATACCAAACAAATATGGAGGAAATGAAAATTTAGAAGCAATAGAGTTTTTAAAACAGCTAAATAAAGCAGTTTATGAAGAATTTACTGATATTATGACTATTGCAGAAGAATCTACTGCATTTCCAATGGTATCAAAGCCTGTATATTTAGGAGGTCTTGGATTTGGTTTTAAATGGAATATGGGATGGATGCATGATACTTTAAATTATATGAAAGTTGATCCTTTATTTAGGCAGTATCACCATCATCAATTAACTTTTAGTTTTGTGTATATGTACAATGAAAATTATATACTTCCTTTAAGTCATGATGAAGTTGTTCATATGAAAGGTTCTCTTATAAATAAAATGCCCGGTGATTATGACCAAAAATTTTCAAATTTAAGAGCTTTATTTGCATACATGACTGCATTTCCAGGAAAAAAATTATTATTTATGGGTGGAGAAATTGCCCAGTGGAAAGAATGGAATTATAAAGAAAGTCTTGACTGGAATTTATTAGATTACCCAAAACATAGAGGAGTTCAAAATTTAGTAAAACAACTAAATAATCTTTATAAAAATGAAAAAGCATTACATCAGTATGATTGTGAAGCAAAAGGTTTTGAATGGATAGATGAACTTGATTATAAAAGTAATGTAATTAGCTTTATTAGAAAAAGTGATAATGATTTTATTATTATTGTTTGTAATTTTTCTGGTATTACAAGAGAAAATTATAGAATAGGTGTTCCAGAAGAAGGCATTTATAAAGAGATATTTAATTCTCAGTATAAAGAGTTTGGTGGATTAGATATAAAAAATGAAAAACCAATAAAATCTAAAAAAGTTGAATGCCATGGAAGAAAAAACTCTATCAGTTTAACCCTTCCACCTTTATCAGTAATATATTTAAAAAAATTATAA
- the galT gene encoding galactose-1-phosphate uridylyltransferase, which translates to MSEIRYDLINDEYVIIAPERLRKPDSFKEKKEIKEISIKDCPFCPGNEHLTPNEIYSLRDGNKWKVRVVPNLYKALKIEAPLISTQIGIFEKIEGFGAHEVIIDTPRHLFKMNDFTLEEYYNWLYVIRERAVDLKKDTRLIYLVFFKNQGKLAGASQSHPHTQLIALPIVPKSSLWILKRAFNYYKEHGRTIFEDIITNEEFENKRVIISTDFFIAFAPFASSFPFEIMIIPKKQKSSIIDLDNQDLKELSNILKKVIDALYEELGDFDFNISFGNPPINKNFEIEEFFEDIKYFWRFYIRIMPRIYRLAGFELSTNMKINPVLPEKVATLLRGVMENGI; encoded by the coding sequence ATGTCTGAAATAAGATATGATTTAATAAATGATGAATATGTAATAATAGCACCTGAAAGATTAAGAAAACCAGATAGTTTTAAAGAAAAAAAAGAGATAAAAGAAATTTCCATAAAAGATTGTCCATTTTGTCCTGGAAATGAACATCTAACACCAAATGAGATTTACTCTTTAAGAGATGGGAATAAATGGAAAGTAAGAGTTGTTCCAAACTTATATAAAGCTTTAAAAATTGAAGCACCTTTAATATCAACCCAGATTGGAATCTTTGAAAAAATAGAAGGATTTGGAGCCCATGAAGTTATTATAGATACACCAAGACATCTTTTTAAAATGAATGATTTTACATTAGAAGAGTATTATAACTGGCTTTATGTAATAAGAGAAAGAGCAGTAGATTTAAAAAAAGATACAAGATTGATATATTTAGTTTTTTTCAAAAACCAAGGAAAATTAGCAGGAGCAAGTCAAAGCCATCCACATACACAGCTTATAGCTCTTCCAATAGTTCCTAAAAGCTCTTTATGGATATTAAAAAGAGCATTTAATTATTACAAAGAACATGGAAGAACTATTTTTGAAGATATAATTACAAATGAAGAGTTTGAAAATAAAAGAGTAATAATATCAACAGATTTTTTTATAGCTTTTGCACCATTTGCAAGTAGTTTTCCATTTGAGATAATGATAATTCCAAAAAAACAAAAATCATCTATAATTGATTTAGATAATCAAGATTTAAAAGAGTTATCTAATATCCTAAAAAAAGTAATAGATGCCCTTTATGAAGAACTTGGAGATTTTGATTTTAATATATCTTTTGGAAATCCACCAATAAATAAAAATTTTGAGATAGAAGAGTTTTTTGAAGATATAAAATATTTTTGGAGATTTTATATAAGGATAATGCCAAGAATTTACAGATTAGCAGGATTTGAGCTATCAACAAATATGAAAATAAATCCTGTATTACCTGAAAAAGTAGCAACCTTATTAAGAGGAGTTATGGAAAATGGGATTTAA
- a CDS encoding alpha-amylase/4-alpha-glucanotransferase domain-containing protein, which produces MKTLLLFGVHMHQPVDNLKEAIDNAIEKCYAPFFEVLKDYPEFKFSLHCSGWLFEKIKYEYSTVFENIKYLINKGSIEIFGGGYYEPILSSIPKEDRINQLKKLNSFLKKEFNQEPKGIWLTERVWESGIISDLKETGFDYCMVDDYHFINVGFDEKDLNGYYLTEEGGEIIGLFPISKRLRYDIPFKEVDIAIKSIKSRKEVAIIFDDLEKFGLWPNTYGWVYEKGWLKQFIEKILENKEIIPIHYNEYFNQYKPKGLAYIPNVSYYEMGEWSLNTEEAIEIKKLKKQLGEDIAIKFLKSGLWKNFFVKYEESNRIHKRMLECSKNKLKDEKYLDYLYKSQCNDVLWHGVFGGLYLPNLRDNAYRYIIECENLRYKNKNIIEINDNDLDGFEEVKIITENLIARFYSKYGGQLIELDDRKSCFNFQNTLTRRKEAYHEELINNNQNKKDKKVVTIHEIHPTIDEKTKNEIVYDWYIKNSFIDHISDNSFNLENFKKCSFKELGDFTNQPFQLKKEGNTIKFKRIGGIYQDKTYPTTIEKRYITEKNKIDFNIKVDTESINKYLYILEFNFHFANLENIFINNKNSLNDLEINNIKQIEILDLYTKNKILISTDNSFSFYSTLIKTLSQNEKGVDFIIQGVSFALIFSLEKQLNINGSLSIENV; this is translated from the coding sequence ATGAAAACTTTACTTTTATTTGGTGTTCATATGCACCAACCTGTAGATAACTTAAAAGAAGCTATAGATAATGCCATAGAAAAATGTTATGCACCATTTTTTGAAGTATTAAAAGATTATCCAGAATTTAAGTTCTCTTTACATTGTAGTGGATGGCTTTTTGAAAAAATAAAATATGAATATTCTACAGTTTTTGAAAATATAAAGTATTTAATTAATAAAGGTAGTATTGAGATATTTGGAGGAGGATATTACGAGCCGATTTTAAGCTCAATTCCAAAAGAAGATAGAATTAATCAGTTAAAAAAATTAAATTCATTTTTAAAAAAAGAGTTTAATCAAGAACCAAAAGGTATTTGGCTTACAGAGAGAGTATGGGAAAGTGGGATAATATCAGATTTGAAAGAAACTGGTTTTGATTATTGTATGGTAGATGATTACCATTTTATAAATGTTGGATTTGATGAAAAAGATTTAAATGGTTATTACCTAACAGAAGAAGGTGGAGAAATCATAGGACTTTTTCCAATATCAAAAAGACTTAGATATGATATTCCATTTAAAGAAGTTGATATAGCTATAAAAAGTATAAAAAGTAGAAAAGAAGTAGCAATAATATTTGATGATTTAGAAAAGTTTGGATTATGGCCAAATACTTATGGATGGGTTTATGAAAAAGGTTGGCTAAAACAGTTTATAGAAAAAATCTTAGAAAATAAAGAAATTATACCAATCCATTATAATGAATATTTTAATCAGTATAAACCAAAAGGATTAGCTTATATCCCTAATGTTTCTTATTATGAAATGGGAGAATGGAGCTTAAATACAGAAGAAGCTATAGAAATAAAAAAGTTAAAAAAACAGCTTGGAGAAGATATAGCAATAAAGTTTTTAAAAAGTGGTTTATGGAAAAACTTTTTTGTTAAATATGAAGAATCAAATAGAATTCATAAAAGAATGTTAGAATGTTCTAAAAATAAACTAAAAGATGAAAAATATCTAGATTATCTATATAAATCTCAATGTAATGATGTTCTTTGGCATGGAGTATTTGGTGGTTTATATCTTCCAAATTTAAGAGATAATGCATATAGATACATTATAGAATGTGAAAATTTAAGATATAAAAATAAAAATATAATTGAGATTAATGATAATGATTTAGATGGATTTGAAGAAGTAAAGATAATTACAGAAAACTTAATAGCTCGTTTTTACTCAAAATATGGTGGACAGCTTATAGAACTTGATGATAGAAAAAGTTGTTTTAATTTCCAAAACACCTTAACAAGAAGAAAAGAAGCTTATCATGAAGAACTAATAAATAATAATCAAAACAAAAAAGACAAAAAAGTAGTAACAATCCATGAAATACATCCAACTATTGATGAAAAAACAAAAAATGAGATAGTTTATGACTGGTATATAAAAAATTCCTTTATAGACCATATTAGTGATAACTCTTTTAATTTAGAAAATTTTAAAAAATGTAGTTTTAAAGAACTTGGAGATTTTACAAATCAACCATTTCAGCTAAAAAAAGAAGGCAATACAATAAAATTTAAAAGGATTGGTGGGATATATCAGGACAAAACCTATCCTACAACAATAGAAAAAAGATATATTACTGAAAAAAATAAAATAGATTTTAATATTAAAGTAGATACTGAAAGTATAAATAAATATTTATATATCCTTGAGTTTAATTTCCATTTTGCAAATTTAGAAAATATTTTTATAAATAACAAAAATTCTCTTAACGATTTGGAAATAAATAATATAAAACAGATAGAGATTTTAGATTTATACACCAAAAATAAGATTTTAATTTCTACAGATAATAGTTTTTCATTTTATTCAACATTAATAAAAACCCTTTCTCAAAATGAAAAAGGAGTTGATTTTATTATTCAAGGAGTAAGTTTTGCCTTAATCTTTTCCTTAGAAAAACAATTAAATATAAATGGGAGTTTAAGCATAGAAAATGTCTGA
- a CDS encoding phosphoribosyltransferase — translation MKLFKNREEAGNLIGKYLNKYLEDKEDAIILAIPRGGVPVAYYVAKETGIPFYFVISSKITSPSDPELALGAVDIEGNYVISDFARRIYNQEQLEIFKKMALEKNKEKAKKYGFKDIDLKDKIAIIVDDGVATGYTAIVSSLYAKKKGAKKVILAVPVCPSDAIYRLKDYFNDIICLERIDSPYFAVGMYYEDFHQVEDEEFFDYIEKAKKEKIFLEKE, via the coding sequence ATGAAGTTATTTAAAAATAGAGAAGAAGCTGGCAATTTAATAGGAAAATATTTAAACAAATATCTTGAAGATAAAGAAGATGCAATAATCCTTGCCATACCAAGAGGTGGAGTACCAGTTGCTTATTATGTAGCAAAAGAAACAGGAATTCCTTTTTATTTTGTAATCTCAAGTAAGATAACATCTCCTTCTGATCCCGAGCTTGCCCTTGGAGCTGTTGATATTGAAGGAAATTATGTAATATCAGATTTTGCAAGAAGAATATATAATCAAGAACAATTAGAAATATTCAAAAAAATGGCTTTAGAAAAAAATAAAGAAAAAGCAAAAAAATATGGATTTAAAGATATAGATTTAAAAGATAAAATAGCTATAATTGTAGATGATGGAGTTGCTACAGGATATACTGCTATTGTTTCATCTCTTTATGCAAAGAAAAAAGGAGCTAAAAAAGTAATACTGGCTGTACCTGTTTGTCCTTCTGATGCTATTTATAGATTAAAAGATTATTTTAATGATATTATCTGTTTAGAAAGAATAGATAGCCCTTATTTTGCAGTTGGTATGTATTATGAAGATTTTCATCAAGTTGAAGATGAAGAATTTTTTGATTATATAGAAAAAGCAAAAAAAGAAAAAATATTTTTAGAAAAGGAGTAA
- a CDS encoding ATP-binding protein, whose translation MKKIGYSIGITRPNRIEFITDFPVRLGQFVILEYEENGKNHQLLGMIQKLERENPFLKDVAFVSQVEGMREFSNPETIIRGEINILGLIVETDNEIFLQVPRTPPLPASPIYEADPELLKKLFGSKKESFVKIGTLLSEKEEVPVYIDINQVVLRHLAILAVTGAGKSNTVSVLLKNIVDKKGTAVVFDFHGEYTKTKITRNGKIAVNHIKPFINPVHLKVKEFASLIGIKQNAHVQYRYFRLALENLLSDLKEEKGEDWERFLSTEEFLDRLKEEVENIANTDEESNKKKIKGKVKDDSLYEVLNKLEDTYLELGHIIKLGVPPLIDVIKEGYINVFDFSELDEDVADTIASNILRWSLEERKKAVRQGGSKLPFPILIVIEEAHILAGEKRNTESKYWIGRIAREGRKFALGLTIVTQRPKGLDKEILSQMNNMIILKLVEPEDQKHVQRASESLSAELMEYLPSLNPGEAILLGNMTKIPLLVKIDKAKEKIEGNDINVVDEWANTNIKENSSDILDELDYI comes from the coding sequence ATGAAAAAGATAGGATATAGCATAGGTATTACAAGGCCAAATAGAATAGAATTTATTACAGATTTTCCTGTAAGGCTTGGTCAGTTTGTTATTCTTGAGTATGAAGAAAATGGTAAAAATCACCAACTACTTGGAATGATTCAAAAACTTGAAAGGGAAAATCCATTTTTAAAGGATGTTGCTTTTGTTTCTCAAGTAGAAGGAATGAGAGAATTTTCTAATCCTGAAACTATTATAAGAGGAGAGATAAATATATTAGGACTTATAGTGGAAACTGATAATGAGATTTTCTTACAAGTACCAAGAACACCACCACTTCCAGCATCTCCTATATATGAGGCAGATCCAGAGCTTTTAAAAAAACTTTTTGGTTCCAAAAAAGAAAGCTTTGTGAAAATTGGAACATTACTTTCTGAAAAAGAAGAAGTGCCAGTTTATATAGATATAAATCAGGTTGTTTTAAGACATCTTGCCATATTAGCAGTAACAGGAGCAGGGAAATCAAATACAGTTTCAGTATTACTGAAAAATATAGTTGATAAAAAAGGAACAGCAGTAGTTTTTGATTTTCATGGAGAATATACTAAAACAAAAATTACAAGAAATGGAAAAATTGCAGTAAATCATATAAAACCTTTTATAAATCCTGTACATCTTAAAGTAAAAGAGTTTGCATCTTTAATAGGAATAAAACAAAATGCCCATGTTCAGTATAGATATTTTAGACTTGCTTTAGAAAATCTACTTTCTGATTTAAAAGAAGAAAAAGGTGAGGACTGGGAAAGATTTTTATCCACAGAAGAGTTTTTAGATAGATTAAAAGAAGAAGTAGAAAATATTGCAAATACAGATGAAGAATCAAATAAGAAAAAGATTAAAGGAAAAGTAAAAGATGATTCTTTATATGAAGTTTTAAATAAACTTGAAGATACATACTTGGAACTTGGACATATTATAAAGCTTGGAGTACCACCATTAATTGATGTAATTAAGGAAGGTTATATAAATGTTTTTGATTTTTCAGAACTTGATGAAGATGTAGCAGATACAATAGCATCAAATATTTTAAGATGGAGTTTAGAAGAAAGAAAAAAAGCAGTAAGGCAAGGTGGTTCTAAACTTCCGTTTCCTATATTAATAGTAATAGAAGAAGCTCATATTTTAGCAGGGGAAAAAAGAAATACAGAATCTAAATACTGGATAGGAAGAATTGCAAGGGAAGGTAGAAAATTTGCATTAGGACTTACAATTGTTACTCAAAGACCAAAAGGACTTGATAAAGAGATTCTTTCACAAATGAATAATATGATTATATTAAAACTTGTTGAACCAGAAGATCAAAAACATGTTCAAAGAGCAAGTGAATCTCTTTCTGCTGAGTTAATGGAATACCTACCTTCTTTAAATCCGGGAGAAGCTATCCTACTTGGTAATATGACTAAAATACCTTTACTTGTAAAAATAGATAAAGCTAAGGAAAAAATAGAAGGAAACGATATAAATGTAGTAGATGAATGGGCTAATACTAATATAAAAGAAAATTCTTCAGATATTTTAGATGAGTTAGATTATATATAA
- the glgA gene encoding glycogen synthase GlgA: MGFNILFTISEVASFAKTGGLADFGEALPKALKKLGHNIIVVMPRYYEIDRKNLEHIPGPLSVPMGKMGELYAGVYKSYIPDSDVEIYFIDYELFFGRKNLYTNENGYSYGDNDKRFIFFSKASMELCKKIGFKPDILHANDWHTAAIPILKNTRYKNEDIFKDSKSVLTIHNLQHQGIFPKEDMEILEIGWEHFNPYEMEALGAINILKGGIYHADAITTVSKKYAQEIQTKEYGFGLDDHIKAHSYKLYGILNGVDYTKWNPKIDKYIVKNYDIDNMDGKKECKKDLQKIFNLPERNDIPLIGFIGRLVEQKGIGLIAGAIDKLLELDAQYVILGTGEKWAEHFFSEISSKYPKKFGCYIGYNNQLAHKIEAGSDLFLMPSLFEPCGLNQIYSLRYGTIPIVRATGGLDDTIENFNPITKEGTGFKFWDATPEALYNTVKWAVDTWKNDKDAIKKMQERGMRKRFSWENSAKKYEKVYKKIRGIDA, from the coding sequence ATGGGATTTAATATACTATTTACAATATCAGAAGTTGCATCTTTTGCAAAAACTGGAGGATTAGCAGATTTTGGAGAGGCTTTACCAAAAGCATTAAAAAAGTTAGGACACAATATAATTGTTGTAATGCCAAGATATTATGAAATAGATAGAAAGAATTTAGAGCATATTCCTGGCCCATTATCTGTGCCTATGGGTAAAATGGGAGAATTATATGCAGGAGTTTATAAAAGTTATATTCCAGATTCAGATGTTGAAATATACTTTATAGATTATGAACTATTTTTTGGAAGAAAAAATCTATATACAAATGAAAATGGATACTCATATGGAGATAATGACAAAAGATTTATATTTTTTTCTAAAGCAAGTATGGAACTTTGTAAAAAAATAGGATTTAAACCAGATATATTACATGCAAACGATTGGCATACAGCGGCAATACCTATTTTAAAAAATACAAGATATAAAAATGAAGATATTTTTAAAGATTCTAAATCTGTTTTAACAATACATAATCTGCAACATCAAGGAATTTTTCCAAAAGAAGATATGGAAATATTAGAAATAGGATGGGAGCATTTTAATCCTTATGAGATGGAAGCCCTTGGAGCTATTAATATATTAAAAGGCGGAATTTATCATGCAGATGCAATAACAACTGTAAGTAAAAAATATGCCCAAGAAATTCAAACAAAAGAGTATGGATTTGGATTAGATGACCATATTAAAGCTCATAGTTATAAGCTTTATGGAATATTAAACGGAGTTGATTATACAAAATGGAACCCAAAGATAGATAAATATATAGTTAAAAATTATGATATAGATAACATGGATGGCAAAAAAGAATGTAAAAAAGATTTACAGAAAATATTTAATCTTCCAGAAAGGAATGATATTCCTTTAATTGGATTTATAGGAAGATTAGTAGAACAAAAAGGGATAGGATTAATAGCAGGAGCTATTGATAAACTTTTAGAATTAGATGCTCAGTATGTAATTCTTGGAACAGGAGAGAAATGGGCAGAACATTTTTTCAGCGAAATATCTTCAAAATATCCAAAAAAATTTGGATGCTATATAGGATATAACAACCAGTTAGCCCATAAAATAGAAGCAGGAAGTGATTTATTTTTAATGCCTTCATTATTTGAACCTTGTGGCTTAAATCAGATTTACTCTTTAAGATATGGAACTATTCCTATAGTTAGAGCAACTGGAGGTCTTGATGATACTATAGAAAATTTTAATCCAATTACAAAAGAAGGAACAGGTTTTAAATTTTGGGATGCAACACCAGAAGCTTTATATAACACAGTAAAATGGGCAGTAGATACTTGGAAAAATGATAAAGATGCTATAAAAAAAATGCAAGAAAGAGGAATGAGGAAAAGATTTAGTTGGGAAAACTCAGCTAAGAAATATGAAAAAGTTTATAAAAAAATAAGAGGTATAGATGCATAA
- the hisA gene encoding 1-(5-phosphoribosyl)-5-[(5-phosphoribosylamino)methylideneamino]imidazole-4-carboxamide isomerase yields the protein MSLKDFIIPAVDIKDGKAVRLFKGDPNAVKVYADNPIDMAKIWEEKGAKHLHIVDLDGAFEGIPKNYKIVEQIVKNVSIPIEFGGGLRTYEAVKTMIEIGVERVVIGSLAYQDKELFEKIVNDFPEKVILGIDAKDGKVAIKGWLEKTDFTPLDFAKMFENFPIWGYLYTDVNRDGALVGPNIEGTKYLAENLNKPVIASGGVSSLEDVKKLYEIKDVGIYGVVVGKALYEGKINLEEVD from the coding sequence TTGAGTTTAAAAGATTTTATAATTCCTGCAGTAGATATAAAAGATGGAAAAGCAGTAAGACTTTTTAAAGGTGATCCAAATGCAGTTAAAGTTTATGCAGATAATCCTATAGATATGGCAAAAATATGGGAAGAAAAAGGAGCAAAACATTTACATATAGTTGATCTTGATGGGGCGTTTGAAGGAATTCCAAAAAATTATAAGATTGTTGAGCAGATAGTAAAAAATGTTTCAATACCTATAGAGTTTGGTGGTGGTCTTAGAACTTATGAAGCAGTTAAAACTATGATAGAAATAGGTGTTGAAAGAGTTGTAATAGGAAGTTTAGCTTACCAAGATAAAGAGCTATTTGAAAAAATTGTAAATGATTTTCCTGAAAAAGTAATTCTTGGAATAGATGCAAAAGATGGTAAAGTAGCAATAAAAGGATGGCTTGAAAAAACAGATTTTACTCCTTTAGATTTTGCAAAAATGTTTGAAAATTTTCCTATATGGGGATATTTATACACAGATGTAAATAGAGATGGTGCTTTAGTTGGTCCAAATATTGAAGGTACAAAATATCTTGCAGAAAATCTTAATAAACCTGTAATTGCATCAGGTGGTGTTTCAAGTTTAGAAGATGTAAAAAAACTTTATGAAATAAAAGATGTTGGAATTTATGGTGTAGTAGTTGGAAAAGCTCTTTATGAAGGAAAGATAAATTTAGAAGAGGTAGATTAA
- a CDS encoding RidA family protein — MQMINTDKAPKAIGPYSQAIKYENLIFISGQIAIDPKTQGLIEGDIKKQTERIMENIKAILEEAGLSLNHVIKTTIYLKNINDFPALNEVYGKYFTEHKPARATIEVSNLPKGALVEIEAIAGL; from the coding sequence ATGCAGATGATAAATACAGATAAAGCTCCAAAAGCTATAGGTCCTTATTCACAAGCTATAAAGTATGAAAATTTAATTTTTATCTCAGGTCAGATAGCAATAGATCCTAAAACTCAAGGATTGATAGAAGGTGATATAAAAAAGCAAACTGAAAGGATTATGGAAAATATTAAAGCAATTTTAGAAGAAGCAGGATTATCTTTAAATCATGTAATAAAAACTACTATCTATCTAAAAAATATAAATGATTTTCCTGCTTTAAATGAAGTTTATGGAAAATATTTTACAGAGCATAAACCTGCAAGAGCTACCATAGAAGTTTCAAATCTACCTAAGGGTGCTTTAGTAGAGATAGAAGCTATAGCAGGCTTATAA